One genomic region from Halococcus qingdaonensis encodes:
- a CDS encoding glutaredoxin family protein: MPFQPDSGLEQETVTERVDAAIDENEVVLFMKGNELMPQCGYSDRALGLISQYRDEFETVDVLESIDEYRTALEAHSGWTTTPQTYVDGEFIGGSDVLAELDEQGDLEPALAGE, from the coding sequence ATGCCGTTCCAACCTGACAGCGGACTGGAGCAGGAGACCGTCACCGAGCGCGTCGATGCGGCGATCGACGAGAACGAGGTGGTGTTGTTCATGAAGGGCAACGAGCTGATGCCCCAGTGTGGCTACTCCGATCGCGCGCTCGGGCTGATCTCCCAGTATCGCGACGAGTTCGAGACGGTTGACGTGCTCGAATCGATCGACGAGTATCGGACGGCGCTCGAAGCCCACAGCGGCTGGACGACGACGCCCCAGACCTACGTCGACGGCGAGTTCATCGGCGGCAGCGACGTGTTGGCCGAACTCGACGAGCAGGGCGATCTCGAACCGGCGCTGGCCGGCGAGTGA
- a CDS encoding DUF7110 family protein translates to MKDCVFKLHSTLELPLEDLHEFLDDPPLPEELESIDLTRRNNTLIVSAVAEDDSLSKYTPTAQLKASVSENRVYEEPPEEQKPPAGGPRWGGGPGEEDEMPPSELVEYACFKGDRETVLQNTAVQYAMFEVLRDIARIAEKGTLTAITACEGDLTATRIVDGEERPASLEVVEDPTEGPAASKGVDWRNNEFIS, encoded by the coding sequence ATGAAGGACTGTGTATTCAAACTCCACTCGACGCTCGAACTGCCCCTCGAAGACCTGCACGAGTTCCTCGACGATCCACCCCTCCCCGAGGAGCTCGAATCGATCGATCTCACCCGTCGGAACAACACGCTCATCGTCAGCGCCGTCGCCGAGGACGACTCGCTGAGTAAATACACGCCGACGGCCCAGCTGAAAGCCAGCGTGTCCGAAAACCGGGTCTACGAGGAACCACCAGAGGAACAGAAACCGCCCGCCGGCGGCCCGCGCTGGGGTGGCGGTCCCGGCGAAGAGGACGAGATGCCGCCCTCCGAACTCGTCGAATACGCCTGTTTCAAGGGAGATCGGGAGACCGTTCTCCAGAACACCGCCGTCCAGTACGCCATGTTCGAGGTGCTCCGTGACATCGCCCGGATCGCCGAGAAGGGCACTCTGACGGCGATCACCGCCTGCGAGGGCGATCTCACCGCCACCCGCATCGTCGACGGCGAGGAACGACCGGCCTCCCTCGAAGTCGTCGAGGACCCCACCGAGGGGCCGGCCGCGAGCAAGGGCGTCGACTGGCGCAACAACGAGTTCATCTCGTAG
- a CDS encoding DUF7127 family protein encodes MTPTLQQFDDRDGDALSRYEYDASVVYAADIGSDADEATVDIVDDTVMIVSGDEQADFEIPESGTAEATINNGVLTVEVTQ; translated from the coding sequence ATGACACCAACACTCCAGCAGTTCGATGACCGAGACGGCGACGCGTTGAGCCGGTACGAGTACGACGCGTCGGTCGTCTACGCGGCCGACATCGGCTCCGACGCCGACGAGGCGACGGTCGATATCGTCGACGACACGGTGATGATCGTCAGCGGCGACGAACAGGCCGACTTCGAGATCCCGGAGTCGGGAACGGCCGAAGCGACCATCAACAACGGCGTGCTTACCGTCGAGGTGACGCAATGA
- a CDS encoding CDC48 family AAA ATPase produces the protein MNLTIKPLKQKDAGRGLAAVDRAAMDELDLENGDYILIEGGEGRAIARVWPGYPDDQGQGVIRIDGQLRSEAQVGIDDRVSVEKAEVKPAQSVTVALPQNLRIRGNIGPYVQDKLSGQAITQGQTIPFSLGFGPFSGGSGQRIPLRIAETNPDGTVIVAENTDIEISEKPAEEIVSDAGDGGDSATTPSVTYEDIGGLDRELEQVREMIELPMRHPELFQQLGIEPPKGVLLHGPPGTGKTLIAKAVANEIDAHFETISGPEIMSKYYGESEEQLREMFDEAEENEPAIVFIDEIDSIAPKRDETSGDVERRVVAQLLSLMDGLEERGQVTVIAATNRVDAIDPALRRGGRFDREIEIGVPDKEGRKEILQVHTRGMPLADGIDLDTYAENTHGFVGSDIESLAKESAMNALRRIRPELDLDEEEIEAEVLESMQVTRDDIKSALKGIEPSALREVFVEVPDVTWESVGGLESTKERLRETVQWPLDYPEVFEAMDMNAAKGVMMYGPPGTGKTLLAKAIANEAQSNFISIKGPELLNKFVGESEKGVREVFSKARENAPTVIFFDEIDAIAGERGRNMGDSGVGERVVSQLLTELDGLEELEDVVVIATSNRPDLIDSALLRPGRLDRHVHVPVPDEDAREAIFEVHTRDKPLADDVALADLARRTEGYVGADIEAVTREAAMAATREFIQSVDPEDLDGSVGNVRIEDEHFDQALDEVTPSVTAETKERYDEIEDRFDSGEPATEEREVGRTFQ, from the coding sequence ATGAACCTCACGATCAAACCGCTCAAACAGAAGGACGCCGGGCGCGGACTGGCGGCGGTCGACCGCGCGGCGATGGACGAGCTCGACCTCGAAAACGGCGACTACATCCTGATCGAGGGCGGCGAGGGCCGCGCCATCGCACGTGTCTGGCCCGGCTACCCTGACGATCAGGGACAGGGCGTGATCCGCATCGACGGCCAGCTCCGCAGCGAGGCCCAGGTCGGCATCGACGATCGCGTGAGCGTCGAGAAAGCCGAAGTCAAGCCCGCTCAGTCGGTCACGGTGGCGCTGCCCCAGAACCTCCGTATCCGGGGGAACATCGGCCCCTACGTCCAGGACAAGCTCTCGGGACAGGCCATCACGCAGGGCCAGACGATCCCGTTCTCGCTCGGCTTCGGGCCGTTTTCGGGCGGTTCGGGCCAGCGCATCCCCCTCAGGATCGCCGAAACGAACCCCGACGGCACGGTGATCGTCGCCGAGAACACCGACATCGAGATCAGTGAGAAACCCGCCGAGGAGATCGTCTCCGACGCTGGCGATGGCGGCGACAGCGCCACCACCCCATCGGTGACCTACGAGGACATCGGCGGACTCGACCGCGAGCTCGAACAGGTCCGCGAGATGATCGAGCTGCCGATGCGCCACCCCGAGCTATTCCAGCAGCTGGGCATCGAACCCCCGAAGGGAGTCCTCCTGCACGGCCCGCCCGGCACCGGCAAGACGCTGATCGCCAAGGCGGTCGCCAACGAGATCGACGCCCACTTCGAGACGATCTCGGGTCCCGAGATCATGTCGAAATACTACGGCGAGAGCGAGGAACAGCTCCGCGAGATGTTCGACGAAGCGGAAGAAAACGAGCCGGCGATCGTCTTCATCGACGAGATCGACTCGATCGCGCCCAAGCGCGACGAGACCTCCGGCGACGTCGAGCGCCGTGTCGTCGCCCAACTCCTCAGCCTGATGGACGGGCTCGAAGAGCGCGGCCAGGTGACGGTGATCGCCGCCACCAACCGCGTCGACGCGATCGACCCCGCGCTGCGCCGGGGTGGCCGCTTCGACCGCGAGATCGAGATCGGCGTCCCCGACAAGGAAGGCCGCAAGGAGATCCTGCAGGTCCACACGCGCGGGATGCCGCTTGCCGACGGTATCGATCTCGACACCTACGCCGAGAACACCCACGGGTTCGTGGGGTCGGACATCGAAAGCCTCGCCAAAGAGTCGGCGATGAACGCGCTGCGCCGGATCCGCCCCGAACTCGATCTCGACGAGGAGGAGATCGAGGCCGAAGTGCTCGAATCGATGCAGGTCACTCGTGACGACATCAAGAGCGCGCTCAAGGGCATCGAGCCGAGCGCGCTCCGCGAGGTCTTCGTCGAGGTTCCGGACGTCACCTGGGAGAGCGTCGGCGGCCTGGAGAGCACCAAAGAGCGCCTCCGCGAAACCGTCCAGTGGCCGCTCGACTACCCCGAGGTGTTCGAGGCGATGGACATGAACGCCGCCAAGGGCGTGATGATGTACGGCCCGCCCGGTACGGGGAAGACGCTCCTGGCGAAGGCCATCGCCAACGAGGCCCAGTCGAACTTCATCTCGATCAAGGGGCCAGAACTCCTCAACAAGTTCGTCGGCGAATCGGAGAAGGGCGTCCGTGAAGTGTTCTCCAAGGCACGCGAGAACGCTCCCACGGTGATCTTCTTCGACGAGATCGACGCGATCGCCGGCGAGCGCGGCCGCAACATGGGCGACTCCGGTGTGGGCGAACGCGTCGTCTCCCAGCTCCTCACGGAGCTCGACGGGCTCGAAGAGCTGGAGGACGTCGTGGTGATCGCCACCTCCAACAGACCCGACCTCATCGACAGCGCACTCCTGCGCCCGGGGCGGCTCGACAGACACGTCCACGTCCCGGTGCCCGACGAGGACGCCCGCGAGGCGATCTTCGAGGTCCACACGCGCGACAAACCACTCGCCGACGACGTGGCTCTCGCCGATCTCGCCCGGCGGACGGAGGGCTACGTCGGCGCGGACATCGAAGCCGTCACCCGCGAGGCCGCGATGGCCGCAACCCGCGAATTCATCCAAAGCGTCGATCCCGAGGATCTCGACGGCAGCGTCGGCAACGTCCGCATCGAGGACGAGCACTTCGACCAGGCGCTCGACGAGGTCACCCCGAGCGTCACCGCCGAAACCAAGGAGCGCTACGACGAGATCGAGGACCGCTTCGACAGCGGCGAACCCGCCACCGAGGAGCGCGAGGTCGGTCGTACCTTCCAATAG